In a single window of the Littorina saxatilis isolate snail1 unplaced genomic scaffold, US_GU_Lsax_2.0 scaffold_1033, whole genome shotgun sequence genome:
- the LOC138955350 gene encoding cartilage matrix protein-like, producing MDIVFLLTVGIVGSSVLAAPADLGEPSGSSNFQDALLGCKDNPADIYFLLDCSSSVWIVDYDKQLEFVVSLVNHFHIDPNATRVGLGIFSDDFRPVIDIGGYPDKDTLIRAIRATPYLSGNTYTDKGLRGLRTQGFRSGVVRPNVTKIGVVVTDGRSRHRSNTVAEATLAREENIWLFAIGVGDNVDKEELSTIASQPKDQFVFHVASFSILGTLAHTLAISTCNLHQPQADSAVCGQKTKADILFVYNGAAMSSRDVGKVREFTRHAAGEFSMASGNVRAGVISEGCQGGDIELSQYIRKEDFVKALVNQPQPSLSPLLKKLRLQGYDPARGGRRFAMKMAVVFVDDVMTPRDDVLYEALLLKYDDVLIHVMAIGTNYDMSEIKQLATSQTHITQLASYDDLLDEKIRKQFLDKFCERKYTEISCLFTGFQIQKIYCCFPKEM from the exons ATGgacattgtttttcttttgacg GTGGGCATCGTGGGGTCAAGTGTCCTCGCAGCGCCTGCTGACCTCGGGGAGCCCTCAGGAAGCTCGAACTTCCAAGATGCTTTATTAG GTTGCAAAGACAACCCGGCGGACATCTACTTTCTTCTGGACTGTTCTTCGTCTGTGTGGATCGTGGACTACGACAAGCAACTGGAGTTCGTCGTGTCGCTTGTCAACCATTTCCATATCGACCCGAACGCCACCCGGGTCGGGCTGGGTATCTTCTCCGACGATTTTCGCCCTGTCATTGACATCGGGGGCTACCCGGATAAGGACACCCTGATCAGAGCCATCAGAGCCACACCATACCTGAGCGGCAACACGTACACTGATAAAGGTCTGCGCGGTCTGAGGACCCAAGGGTTCCGGTCTGGCGTCGTGAGACCTAATGTTACTAAG ATCGGAGTGGTGGTGACGGACGGACGGTCACGACACCGCAGCAACACAGTGGCTGAGGCGACGCTGGCTCGGGAGGAAAACATCTGGCTCTTCGCCATCGGGGTGGGGGACAACGTGGACAAGGAGGAGCTGTCCACCATCGCCTCCCAGCCCAAGGACCAGTTCGTCTTCCACGTGGCGTCCTTCAGCATCCTGGGCACGCTGGCCCACACCCTGGCCATCAGCACGTGCAATCTGCACCAGCCTCAGGCTGACAGCGCAG TGTGCGGACAGAAGACGAAGGCAGACATCTTGTTCGTGTACAACGGGGCGGCCATGAGTTCTCGCGACGTGGGCAAGGTGCGAGAGTTCACGAGACACGCGGCGGGCGAGTTTAGCATGGCGTCAGGCAACGTCAGGGCGGGCGTCATCTCGGAGGGCTGTCAGGGCGGCGACATCGAGCTGTCACAA TATATCCGGAAAGAGGACTTCGTCAAGGCTTTGGTGAATCAGCCTCAACCCAGTTTGAGCCCCCTGCTCAAAAAGCTTCGTCTCCAAGGTTACGACCCCGCGCGTGGAGGTCGCCGTTTCGCAATGAAGATGGCTGTCGTCTTCGTCGATGACGTCATGACCCCCAGAGATGATGTGTTGTATGAAGCTCTGCTGCTGAAGTATGATGACGTATTGATTCATGTCATGGCGATTGGTACAAACTACGACATGAGTGAGATCAAACAGCTGGCTACGTCACAAACGCACATAACACAGCTGGCGAGCTATGATGATCTGCTGGATGAGAAAATAAGAAAACAGTTCTTGGACAAGTTCTGCGAACGTAAGTACACAGAGATCTCTTGTCTTTTCACCggttttcaaatacaaaaaataTATTGTTGTTTTCCCAAAGAAATGTGA